The DNA segment agttttttgaaattctataattgacttcaattcTTAGTTTGCGCAGTTTAGTTGACCGAgcgcagtgaggtctatgttttaactcggattttcctTCGTCTGTTATGGTAACgaatttacggccaaacgcgtagacagaattcgatgagatttggcaggaatatttcttttttaactgcgcgtcaaggttttttgaaattttgcatgttgaggataatattatgaaagaaaagggaatttcctccatactccgatatcactatataattatactagccgtcaggctcgcttcgctcgccatatccgtctaaccagggggctccgctccctggacccccgactggatcgtccaagaatgaaatcagcaggctcgcttcgctcgcctgcatttttcatttgagcatttttatcatatgttaggacaatccagtcgggggccagactaaacgtctggctaaacggatatggcgagcgaagcgagcctgacggctagtaatataatattcccaggattgaagtagcagtgcccaatcaatttttccgcgataaatgcatttcaatcttcaacttggtgccagcctaacaaagtcaactcaacttaatgccaacctgacaaaattattaattttagttgccagttaacaactgtttcgaagaggtactctatctagattatagttctatagtaacatatgatatgggaatttcaattataattaagagatagtgagaagaagaatatacatgctaaaagacgaactttaaacccttaaaaataacccttagagttaaaatattgccaaaagatttcttagtgcgcctctaaagggccaactgaacatacctaccaaatttgaacgtttttggtccggtagatttttagtactgcgagtgagtgagtgagtgagtgagtgagtgagtcagtcagtcagtcagtgagtgccatttcgcttttatatatatagatatcacCACTCTGAAGatgaaaaggaatttcctccatactctgatatcgcTATATTATCACCTACTCTGAAGATACTGATTAATCaaactacagaattattcataatcaatcagctgacaagtggattattcatcgCATGCATGaagatgtctagagaagccagtaaactgttcacagaactactagtttaatgtTAAGTTCAACTGTATTAAATTCATATCAAGGCTTGTTCAGATGTTGTTAATTTTGAGTTTTAGCCAGCAGCTGATTAGATTGAGTTTGAGCCTAGTCTGTGCAACCAGCATTTAAtctgataattttcaatatgaaaattatgttgGTACAGGACTGGCAAGCTACTTTTACCCGGTGGCCAGTAAACTGTTCTACCAGCCAGCAGCCGTGGGAAACCATTGTGGCCACCCGGACAATTGCCCAATTCACCACTGCAGGGTTGACGACACTGTCATTCTAGGATTTTGCTGCGGTTGTGCAAGGGTCTCCGGTGAGTTCCATCCTATAGTACCGGTTATATAACAGAAGAAAAAAACACTTTAGTAATTACAGTAGAAACTCTATAATTTGTGGTTGACGGGACCAAGCGTTTcctacgaattatagaggctAAAGTGGCGgggggagaaggagaaagaaaaaagttattatggatggtaattaaaaaaaatcatttaaattATAGAATGCTGAATATTTTATGCGCAATCTAAAATATCATGGATAAAAATTTATGTAACTAAATAGAAGATAGTAATAaactttaaatttgaaattttcaaggaaCATTGacagatttttgaaattattgaatattatcagATTGACAGATTTTTTAATATCCGATAAACTAAATTTTTTCGTTGTTAATATTTCCaacgccttctatagtagatattAGCATGATTCAACGGTGACCACTGCGTTATAGCAGAGTAATTTAAAAAcggtagtgaggtccacgttataatggcagtggacaaAGAtgggagagcagcgttgccgattctctgccttcttgAAGGATAGCtgtaccggtatatctgatgcagtattaactgttcattcatgTTTTAATCAATTGGGctatattttattgatcaagGAAATATActgattaaataatacatttttgtaattgagattgaatattttgatgattataTTTATACCTTGTTAAAAAACGACCTGGTAACGTTGCGGAGCTACgaaatgatagcgctatctgcttcgtcaaatgatagacaaagatagcaacaccattgttaatcaaatactcccattataacgtggacctcactatatagtttgaaaatacgaattttatttatgactagcaggtaacccgtgctccgcaagtgtCTGATTTAAAACTTGAAGTACTGGAATCATGAAGGATTTAAAATATGCCTATAAACGTAtaaacatcctcggtaaattattgagaatctatatgcaacaagttgatcagtccagtagttcagacgtgatgatccGTCttgtacatgtataagccagatctttcctttattatattatagattatattgtTGTGAATGTTACAGATAGTGTTCCAGTGAGATGTCCTCCATTCCTGACCTGCCCACCCACTCCACAACCACTCTGCTCGCAATATGACTGGATGATGGATTGCTGTTGTTAATCTAgaattttatatcaatataataatgaagatttcaattgaaattccaATTTGATCCCTTTGTATAAATAGTAGAGCCACTCGACTGACAttaaaggctgtgcaaaggctaaaaataaaatttctactggtgatatttttcaaagttttttgatttgtatatcatcaaactatcaaaataaaaaagttttttcagtaaaacattttttgtccgatcattgctttttgagatatgagcgcctaaacttcaaatttttgggacaaaaaatttcaaattcggtaagagatataTCCATGatattcagaggataaattcttcatggtattgttgatttattaaaacaaaaatgttttgtaatattaatttttgagaaagttattcaatttactaaaaatgaccaaaaataactcaaaaaagttatttttggtaaattcaataacttttatcaaaaattgataatttcaggaaatttttgttttattcaatcatcaataccatgaagaatttatccactaaatctcatggatttatttcttaccgaatttgaaatgttctgtcccaaaaatttgaactttaggcgctcatatctcaaaaagtaatgatcgaaaaaaaatgttttcctgagaaaactttatcattttgatagcttgatgatatacaaatcgaaaaaccatgaaaaatatcaccagtagaaagtttattcttagcctttgcacagccttaaaccgCTGCAGTTTCAAGctttttaatgaatgaaaactCATATATAAATAGTCAACCACTTttctatttgtgttttcaattatggaaaaatacacaCAACAAAACTGTAATCTTTTCAATAGAATTTGTTGAATATGCATTAACATTGTGAAACTTCTGCTGATCTTGAAGATAAAAATGAACTACAGCTGAAAATGTATTGGTTTCAACACTGCAgttatatcaataaattaatgtggATTTTACTAGAAATTAAATAGTGTTTTTTTAGTTCAAGCTTTTTCTTCGACTGAACCATCAGTATTCTGTACTTTCCTTTTTACCATTGGTTTTCAGAGATACAGTTACTATATCACAGTTTATATAAttacaagttgacatgttttgatgcgaacaaacgaacaaccacaaccctactctctcttattatatagatagtaACTGTAGTCAGAGTTAtctgtcaataaaattaataaatgcgGATTTGACTACAATAtaactgtgttttttcaattcaagctTTTTTGTGACTGAACCATCTTTACCTTCCTTGTTACCATTGCTTGTCAATGTTATAACTCATATAGGCCCGGTTTCGAGGACACTTCTTAGATCTAATGGACCATTAATATAAATCTATAGGTTTAATGGTTTCACTGATTTGAGAAGTGTACTACAACTCGGGCCATAGTATATTTgcttcttcatctcttttctgtatagggctacttgtatagggctttctttatatttatatatttgcttcgtttataaaatataatttcagaatatttatagaaataaatattgatttctaGATAATTATAACAGAACTACTTtcatttttacaacatccaagaCCTtggtttaaaaataataaaaattctcatCAGCTTTATTCAAGGAATTGCCATACCATTAATTAGTACTACAAAGGCAgatgagatagagagagattgattgattgattatttgcctttattagggcggagttaggactcctggtcctctctgccacacaaccctttacaaaataaaaaattaacataagaaaacaaaaataatagattacaataacggagagagagagtgagaaagaaggagagagagaatgcCTGAACTATTATGGGTGTGTACACACAGAAAGCGATCAGGCGTTTCGAGTTCCAGCGGTCTTAGAAGGatataattatctatttataatgtataattatatatatatgtatatctatatataattatctataatgTATAATTATCAGATAATGTATAATTATCAGATAATGTATAATTATCTATAACAAATTGTTAAACACTAC comes from the Nilaparvata lugens isolate BPH chromosome 1, ASM1435652v1, whole genome shotgun sequence genome and includes:
- the LOC120349464 gene encoding uncharacterized protein LOC120349464; this encodes MISVRSSLGLALILFTFASVIAQQDREQRFLSKGVTGLASYFYPVASKLFYQPAAVGNHCGHPDNCPIHHCRVDDTVILGFCCGCARVSDSVPVRCPPFLTCPPTPQPLCSQYDWMMDCCC